The proteins below are encoded in one region of Serratia symbiotica:
- a CDS encoding IS4 family transposase: protein MFTAPEQVQTLADLLPPDLIQQAFSLTDTVTLRKRKLPLESMVWLVIGMAIYNNRPLSQIVNLMDIVDRTGRPFTAPSSVIQRRKTLGEDPIKTLFKLTADYWHQEARHPLWHGLKLLGVDGVVWRTPDTPENEAAFGKSRTQHGDTAYPQVQMVCQMELSSHLLVASEFDRYGTNEMHLAARLTKGTPDNSITLFDKGFYSLGLLHHWQNSGENRHWLLPLKKNTQYEEIRKLGRQDRLVKLKTSPLSRKQWDGLPEEVIARLIVRTIKGKEREVLTSLTDTMRYPAADVSELYQHRWEIELGYREVKQELLGNRWTLRSKLPEMIRQELWGVQLTYNLVRYQMVKMAFNLKGDYLPYQLSFSGTISEILRLLIGLPLCSPVAVPGHLKYFYELAGSLVLPGRRERSYPRELKSLKRK from the coding sequence ATCTTTACCGCCCCTGAACAGGTTCAGACGCTGGCTGATCTGTTGCCTCCTGACCTCATTCAGCAGGCTTTCTCCCTGACTGATACCGTCACACTCAGAAAACGTAAACTCCCTCTTGAATCCATGGTCTGGCTGGTCATTGGCATGGCTATCTATAACAACCGTCCCCTGTCGCAAATCGTGAATCTGATGGACATTGTTGACCGGACAGGTCGCCCGTTTACCGCCCCCAGCTCCGTAATCCAGCGGCGTAAAACACTCGGTGAAGACCCCATTAAAACCTTGTTTAAACTGACCGCAGACTACTGGCATCAGGAGGCACGCCATCCCTTGTGGCACGGCTTAAAATTGCTGGGCGTCGATGGCGTAGTCTGGCGAACACCGGACACGCCAGAAAATGAGGCCGCCTTCGGTAAAAGCCGGACTCAACACGGCGATACAGCCTACCCTCAGGTGCAGATGGTGTGTCAGATGGAGCTCAGCAGTCATCTGCTGGTTGCCAGTGAGTTCGACCGCTACGGAACGAATGAGATGCACCTGGCCGCACGGCTGACAAAGGGCACACCAGACAACAGTATTACCTTGTTCGATAAGGGCTTTTACTCACTGGGCCTGCTTCACCACTGGCAGAACAGCGGGGAAAATCGTCACTGGCTGCTGCCACTGAAGAAAAACACGCAATATGAGGAGATACGAAAGCTGGGCCGTCAGGACAGGCTGGTGAAGCTGAAAACAAGCCCACTGTCACGTAAACAATGGGATGGATTACCCGAAGAGGTGATAGCACGGCTAATCGTGCGAACGATAAAGGGCAAGGAACGGGAGGTGCTGACGTCGCTGACAGATACGATGCGTTATCCGGCGGCAGATGTGAGCGAGCTTTATCAGCATCGTTGGGAAATAGAGCTGGGTTACCGGGAAGTGAAACAGGAGCTGCTGGGCAACCGGTGGACGCTGAGAAGTAAACTGCCAGAGATGATCAGGCAGGAGCTATGGGGAGTGCAGCTGACCTATAATCTGGTGCGATATCAAATGGTAAAAATGGCGTTCAATCTGAAGGGGGATTATCTGCCCTATCAGTTAAGCTTCAGCGGAACAATAAGTGAAATCTTGAGGTTACTGATAGGGTTACCGTTATGTTCACCGGTCGCGGTACCTGGGCATCTGAAGTATTTTTATGAGCTTGCAGGGAGTTTGGTGCTACCAGGTCGAAGGGAGCGCAGTTATCCCCGGGAACTGAAATCATTGAAACGAAAATAA
- a CDS encoding TcpQ domain-containing protein, with the protein MAVPSRRAATGAGLFACSVILAGCTNTASTAIPNPVGHYQQPVRFDDIYRNRSPDVVRYDRYTLVSTRPAAAQRDPLNQIVEITMPAQLVSSVGEGFRYLLLESGYSLCSATSSAFSALLSRPLPAVQRDIGPLKLSEALQVLAGLAWRLKVDEVNREVCFELRDQYRSFSAPAQIITSPTPRGVPVTRTSGTSASLPVPSTAAVVASSTAPCSPITGEALNASAATKKSALTPQSLAVPSPALTADKLPVLQSASGTAAANIRPTSVLAPAVGIPEKTAPASMVRSSAAQLTTVNPFSSHLVRPVTTLPPPLPVGSHVSPISPTGAPVTVLPVGQTWRAEPGSTLKETLTRWASKANCSNGGNWVVIWPVTLDYRIDAPLVFHGNFESVLVQVFGLYRKAEKPLFAEASRIQCLISVSDTPTGGGH; encoded by the coding sequence ATGGCAGTACCTTCCAGACGCGCCGCAACAGGCGCAGGCCTGTTCGCCTGCTCTGTAATATTGGCAGGCTGCACCAATACGGCCTCCACCGCGATACCTAATCCAGTGGGCCACTATCAGCAACCCGTGCGTTTTGATGATATTTACCGTAATCGCTCACCAGACGTGGTGCGCTATGACCGTTATACGCTTGTCAGCACGCGTCCGGCCGCTGCGCAGCGCGATCCACTCAATCAGATTGTGGAAATTACCATGCCGGCGCAGCTGGTCAGCAGCGTCGGTGAGGGATTTCGCTATCTGCTGCTGGAGTCGGGTTATTCACTGTGCTCCGCCACTTCTTCAGCATTTTCGGCGCTTCTCAGTCGGCCATTACCCGCCGTACAGCGTGACATTGGCCCGCTAAAGCTCAGCGAGGCGTTACAAGTTTTGGCCGGTCTCGCTTGGCGACTGAAAGTCGACGAAGTTAACCGCGAGGTCTGTTTTGAACTTCGTGATCAGTATCGCAGCTTCTCTGCTCCTGCACAGATCATCACATCACCGACACCGCGCGGCGTACCCGTAACTCGGACTTCTGGAACCTCTGCCAGTTTGCCGGTTCCGTCTACCGCTGCGGTCGTGGCGTCATCTACTGCACCGTGTAGCCCCATTACCGGCGAAGCGCTGAACGCATCAGCAGCAACGAAAAAATCCGCGCTTACGCCGCAGAGCCTGGCGGTACCCTCACCGGCGCTCACGGCGGATAAGCTTCCAGTGTTACAGAGCGCGTCTGGCACAGCGGCGGCAAACATCAGGCCGACATCCGTACTTGCGCCAGCGGTTGGCATCCCTGAGAAAACAGCCCCCGCCTCTATGGTTCGCTCCTCTGCGGCACAGCTGACGACAGTGAACCCTTTCTCATCCCACCTGGTTCGCCCCGTTACCACGCTGCCACCGCCTCTGCCTGTTGGCAGTCATGTCTCGCCGATCTCTCCGACAGGGGCACCGGTAACCGTGCTTCCCGTTGGTCAGACATGGCGTGCAGAGCCAGGCTCCACGCTGAAAGAGACCCTGACCCGTTGGGCATCAAAGGCCAACTGCAGCAATGGGGGGAACTGGGTTGTCATCTGGCCTGTGACGCTCGATTATCGCATCGATGCGCCACTGGTTTTTCACGGCAACTTTGAGTCGGTGCTGGTGCAGGTCTTTGGCCTTTATCGCAAAGCTGAAAAACCGCTCTTTGCCGAGGCCAGCCGTATTCAGTGCCTGATCTCGGTAAGCGACACACCTACGGGCGGAGGCCACTGA
- a CDS encoding type II toxin-antitoxin system Phd/YefM family antitoxin — MTIQANMHEAKSHLSHLADQAAEGEIVIIAKSGKPYVQLIPVMQNDRTPGGYREDISMDNCFNEADAEIQRMFEGN, encoded by the coding sequence ATGACCATACAGGCAAATATGCACGAAGCGAAATCTCACCTCAGCCATCTGGCCGATCAGGCTGCAGAGGGTGAAATTGTCATCATTGCTAAATCCGGAAAGCCATACGTTCAGCTGATCCCTGTTATGCAGAACGACAGGACACCTGGAGGTTATAGAGAAGACATCTCCATGGACAACTGCTTTAATGAAGCTGATGCTGAAATCCAGAGAATGTTTGAAGGTAACTGA
- a CDS encoding PilN family type IVB pilus formation outer membrane protein encodes MPRLPFCLTMLAATLALSSCSLNEINKMDKEAMGQANTAQRVLHSQQAVSQPSVIWSDKPWVNLQPVTPVVSTPDEKNLPACQITINRPDGISLPELGQRVTALCGVRVSITPDAIAALGNVTSGSVITSQMGSQLPAPDDNGRIPLSQMGGATARQSVSLIHGLKYQGDIRGLLDMAASGLGLSWRSDSNGIYFYQLDTRTFQLVILNTKINSSASITSGSGNQLGSGGGSTGGTTGDVSSNQKTDYGMNSDLYADIRKTIEQMVTPKTGRFWLSDATGTLSVTDTPDVLERIGRYIEYQNKVLSRQVQLNIQIVSVSQTHNEQLGLDWGLVYKSLHSFGAILTGSMVNTSSSAASAGISILDTATGSAAKFSGSSLLIKALSEQGNVSMALNQTDPTANLTPVAYQLSSQRGILSSSSSTATANVGVTSSMTTTTLTTGLFMTMLPFIQESGDVQLQFAFSYTSPPKIESFISQDGNTRNDLPTTSTEGLARKVNLRSGQTLVLTGSEQQNVSSDKRGTFTPGNFILGGGQNGSRGRTTLVIMITPVLLR; translated from the coding sequence ATGCCGCGCCTACCTTTCTGCCTGACAATGCTTGCCGCCACGCTCGCGCTGTCATCATGTTCACTGAATGAAATCAATAAAATGGACAAAGAGGCCATGGGTCAGGCTAACACCGCTCAGCGTGTTCTGCATAGCCAGCAGGCCGTGTCACAGCCCTCGGTGATCTGGTCTGATAAGCCGTGGGTTAACCTGCAGCCGGTTACACCCGTGGTGTCCACGCCAGATGAAAAAAATCTCCCTGCCTGTCAGATAACCATTAACCGTCCTGACGGCATCTCATTGCCTGAACTGGGGCAGCGGGTCACGGCACTCTGCGGCGTGCGCGTATCTATAACGCCGGATGCAATTGCTGCACTCGGCAACGTGACCAGCGGTAGCGTCATCACCTCGCAGATGGGTAGCCAACTGCCCGCGCCAGACGATAATGGTCGAATACCCCTGTCGCAGATGGGTGGGGCTACTGCTCGGCAGAGTGTTTCGCTTATCCATGGTCTGAAGTATCAGGGCGATATTCGCGGCCTGCTGGACATGGCCGCCAGTGGCCTGGGGCTTTCATGGCGCAGCGATAGCAACGGCATCTATTTCTATCAGTTAGATACGCGTACGTTCCAGCTCGTTATCCTTAACACCAAAATAAACAGCAGCGCCTCGATCACCTCCGGCTCCGGCAACCAACTGGGTAGCGGCGGCGGCTCGACAGGAGGGACCACGGGCGACGTCAGTTCGAACCAGAAAACGGACTACGGCATGAACAGTGATCTGTATGCAGATATCCGTAAGACCATCGAGCAGATGGTGACACCGAAAACCGGTCGTTTCTGGCTGTCAGACGCCACCGGTACGCTGAGCGTCACCGATACCCCGGATGTGCTGGAGCGCATTGGCCGCTATATCGAATACCAGAACAAGGTGCTGAGCCGCCAGGTACAGCTCAATATCCAGATTGTCAGCGTCAGTCAAACCCATAACGAGCAACTGGGGCTGGATTGGGGGCTGGTCTATAAATCGCTGCATAGCTTTGGAGCCATCCTGACTGGCTCTATGGTGAATACCTCTTCTTCCGCAGCCAGCGCTGGCATTTCGATTCTGGACACCGCAACCGGCAGCGCCGCGAAGTTTTCTGGCTCCAGTCTGTTGATTAAGGCTTTGTCAGAACAGGGCAACGTCAGCATGGCGCTGAACCAGACCGACCCCACCGCGAACCTGACCCCCGTTGCTTATCAGCTTTCCAGTCAGAGGGGGATATTGTCCAGTTCCAGCTCCACCGCCACCGCGAATGTCGGTGTCACGTCTTCCATGACCACCACCACCCTCACTACTGGCCTGTTCATGACCATGTTGCCATTTATTCAGGAGAGCGGCGATGTACAGCTGCAGTTTGCCTTCAGCTACACCAGTCCGCCAAAGATTGAGAGTTTCATCAGTCAGGATGGCAACACCCGTAACGATCTGCCCACTACTTCTACCGAGGGGCTGGCCCGCAAGGTCAACCTCCGTTCTGGACAGACTCTGGTTCTGACCGGCTCCGAACAGCAGAACGTGTCATCCGACAAGCGGGGCACGTTTACGCCGGGCAAC
- a CDS encoding type II toxin-antitoxin system VapC family toxin, giving the protein MKRLLIDTHVFIWWLTDDHALGSMARSVISRGSNVVYVSAVTPWEISIKRSLGKLQFEADIDEAMERNRFFPLSITHSHAEQAGELPRHHGDPFDRMLIAQSQMEGLILVSADTVFSQYGTRLMNART; this is encoded by the coding sequence ATGAAGCGTCTTCTTATTGATACGCATGTCTTTATCTGGTGGCTAACTGATGACCATGCTCTGGGATCTATGGCCAGAAGCGTGATTTCCAGGGGGAGTAACGTTGTTTATGTCAGCGCTGTGACCCCGTGGGAGATTTCTATCAAACGCTCTTTAGGTAAACTGCAGTTTGAGGCAGATATTGATGAGGCAATGGAACGAAATCGCTTTTTTCCTCTCTCTATTACACATTCTCATGCAGAGCAGGCAGGCGAATTGCCAAGACACCATGGCGATCCGTTTGACCGTATGCTGATAGCGCAGTCGCAGATGGAAGGACTCATTCTGGTCTCTGCCGATACTGTTTTCAGCCAATACGGCACAAGGCTGATGAACGCCAGAACCTGA
- the pilM gene encoding type IV pilus biogenesis protein PilM, whose translation MGFALPVFALCLFIALMANDAQQRSADHMRLSLQQYLPAQLAADMLRTAAAVNNWRHGRTVADGPVSPAQTGMVPVPDPRIQSVIYSGRLWVWVPAAEGVYSALSAQSVTSALALTVSEGRLRMADGTDMNLALPSSVTEGSIVYLN comes from the coding sequence ATGGGATTCGCCCTGCCAGTATTCGCGCTCTGCCTGTTTATCGCGTTGATGGCCAATGATGCGCAGCAGCGTTCGGCTGATCACATGCGTTTGTCATTACAGCAGTACCTGCCGGCTCAACTGGCAGCGGATATGCTGCGCACCGCAGCCGCCGTGAATAACTGGCGACACGGAAGAACCGTGGCTGATGGCCCTGTTTCACCTGCTCAGACCGGCATGGTGCCGGTACCTGACCCCCGTATTCAAAGCGTTATATACAGTGGTCGCCTCTGGGTCTGGGTACCTGCCGCTGAGGGCGTTTATAGCGCGCTCAGCGCGCAGTCCGTGACCTCAGCGCTGGCACTGACAGTCAGCGAAGGTCGACTCAGAATGGCCGATGGCACCGACATGAACCTGGCTCTGCCGTCCAGCGTCACGGAGGGCAGCATTGTTTACCTCAACTAA